CACAAAGCATTTGGTAAAACAAGAGACAACTGGAGTttaggaggaaaataaaatggtGACATTTTAGAAACCATGGGGAGAATTTCAGGAAGAAAGCAATCAGTGAGATCAAGACTGAATTTGATAATTGGAAGCCAAATGGTGGTGCATCCACTTGTCTGGCTCCTTTATATTTGAACTCAGTAAACATTACAATAAGCAGGTCAATAGGATGCCCTATGTTCCAAGTCCTCAGAGATACATGCACAATATTCAGATGGGGGAGGCAAAGGGAATGGCTGCTTATTAGAAGTACAATTTGaactgatacaaaaaaaaaaaaaatggctagtCACTAGGCCGGGAGCTAGGCATTGTCAGGAAAGGAAACAATGGAAACAAAAGTATGAGTTTAGAGACCAGAATATTCTAGGAAATAGAATGTGTCCCTGGCAGGGCACAAAAATTttgttgttgggaattgaacaaaAGAAGAGGGGTAAACTTCAGTTATTAAGGACTTAACGTGCCAAACTAAAAAGTTATCTGGTTTTTATCTAAAGGATAAAGGGTTCCTGCATATAAGAAAGTTAAGTGCTACAGTCAGATTTAAAGCCTGTTCTAGCAGCCAGTGGAAGTGAGGAACTTGGAGCCAAGGAGATTAGGAAATGATGACAACTCAGACTTCCATTTGGAGACGTCACAGGGATCACATGGGAGACTGAGTCACTGGGGAAGAaacagtgaaaatgaaaattaagctGGAATAAGAGGTTTGCTGGCATGACTGCTGGTTGAAGGCATGAGTCCTTGAGACAAGGAATAAGGAAAATAGATTTAGATGAGGATAGGGGAGGAGTTCTGGCACAAGAAACAGCATTTCAACACTAGAAGGAGGCGTTGGTAATAGTATTGTCAGTTCCTTGTTCCCTTAACTGGTTCTTCCCCTCTGCATCAGTCTACAGCCTGTTTCAAATATCGATGTGTATTGCTGTTTTAGCTAATAGCATGTAGAGATTCACTCCCTTTTTCACTGTAACTGGGGACAGATGTATCTATCACTAGTCAAAAGACACAACTGGCGGTCACCTTACAGAGATTTTATTATATCCTAGACAAAAGACATGTACCACCTAGTTAGAAACCACTAAGTTGATAGTGGCATAATGGTTCTGGAGAAATACAGTGCAGTATGAGGCAAAAAGCGAGGTGTGGGGCATTGAGATGCATGAATTGGTTTAGATCTGCAACTACCCTGCCATCTGTATGTAAGATTTTGTCTGTTGATATGCACTTAGTGAGGAGAGTAGAGGAGGAGGGATACCAGTTGCCTGTCAACAAGTGGTTTCGGACCCCTAAAACACTGAAGAACACCCTACCTTTCTTGTCTATTGTGCAGTACTGATGCATAAACTTCAGCACTGCTAAGAAATAAGACCGAGCAAATAGCTCAGCAATCTGTTAGTGCACTGATATTTAACTTCCTTTATTCTCACAGCCATTGAGATGGACATTGTGACACCTGActgtaatcctggcatttgggaggtggaggctggtTTGGAATTCAAAGACCACCTTAACTAattgagtttgtggccagcctggtctatatggagagttgcagggcagccagagctacacagtgagacaccccgtctaaaaaccaaggaaaaaaaaatagttactaAAAGATCGGCTGCTCAGTGAGAGCCTCCAGGAAGGTGCCCAGACCAAGGCTCAGGATCTCAACACAGCTTCCAGCTCCACGCCTTCCGACCCGGAAGAAACACTTCcgagccccgcctcctaggaccAGCCGGGAGGAGTCCGTTAAACTCTCGGAGACCCGTGGAGTCCCGGAGCATCAACACGGAAGTAACCTCCTGCCGGAAGTTCCAGGGCCCGCCTAAGgaggggtgggggcggggagcCGCAGGCACACTGCGGGCAGGATGGCGGCTCAAATTCCAATCGTGGCTGCCACTTCTACCCCCACTATAGCTAGGAACAGCAAGAAGAGGCCAGCCAGCCCATCCCACAACGGCAGCGGAGGGGGATATGGCGCCAGTAAGAAGAAAAAGCTGTCCGGCTCCGGCTTTGCTCAGGTACACTGCGCGCACCACCCGAGGACGAGAGCGCATGCGCAGGCTCAAAAGGCCCCGAGAACGCTTGCGCGGGGAGGGGCGGAAGCTGAGGCGCGTGCGCAGTCCTgcggggtggtggtgggtggtggtgaggCGTAACCCCAGAGGGGCGTCGTAATTCCTGGTGGAAATTAGTATTTTTGAGTCATAGGTTGGACCTACGACTTTGGTTAAAAATCACCCTTATCATAGAGTAAGATGGGAGGTTATAATCGGTTTAGTAGAAGGTCCGCCCGGCTCTGCAAGGGAGTTTGCGGGTTACTCGTGTAGCTTCTCCCGCAGACACCTGATGAAAGTCTGAGGGGTCGCCCCAGTGTACACAATGGAGGAGTACTAAGGTGATTGGCACCCGTGGCTTCCTTCATTCTTCTTACATGTGTTACACCTGGAGGTTAAAACGTTGAGGTCTAGCCGGGCTGTGGTAGCGCACACTttgaatcccagccctggggaggcagaggccagcctggtgtacagagggagttccaggacagctagggctacacagaaaccctgtcaacaaaaacaaataaagttgAAGTCAATATGAAAGTGCTGACTGAGCACAGAGGGTTTCCCCATATCTACAACTAGCGGAGACCAGCAGTGGTTTGATTGGGGTCGTGCTTTCCCTGCTCTCACTTTATGAGGATGGTTATGGTCCTGGTTATGCTTCTCAGTTTGTGTGGTGCGTTTGCCCCGCAGCACTGTTGGTAATTGGCACCCTGTCCACTTCATTTTAGCATTTTATTGTGTTTGCTTTCAGTGAAACACACAAACCACTGACAGTCTCAAGATAAGATAGCattctttttttcgagacagggtttctttgtgtggtcctggctgtcctggaactagctttgtagaccaggctggccttgaactcacagagatccgcctacctctgtctcccaagtgctgggattaaaggcgtgcacccccacCACCTGGTTTAACATAGCATTCTTGAGAGGATCAGACAATTACTGCTAGTCTtgtcctcatgcctcagccttgCAATTCTGTCGCTATGTGTTTCCCTCCCTGCCAGAAGTAAACACTTTCCTGCCATCTCCTACCTCAGTTAGCTTTGTTTATGTaccccctctttccctcctcctatACAGACTTCCAGCATGTCTATATAGtcttgactgtcttggaacttgctttgtagaccaggctggcctggaactcagatctgcctgtctgagTGCTTCACTcgtggcttgtttgttttgttagggtttttttttggggggggggcgttcgagacaggctttctctgtggctttggagcctgccctggagctagctcttgtaggccaggctggtcttgaactcacagagatccgcctgcctctgcctcctgagtgctgggattaaaggtgtagggttttttttttttaattattattttggtttttgtttgtttgtttcttgaaacaGGATCCCCTGTTtctcaggctggcttagaactcaatTACTGATCTTTCAGTGAATGTTGAGCTTACAATGTTCTTTGCTGCAGCTTTGGTCGATGAAACACAATCcaccaaactcaacaaacccacatggagtttattgggaaagggagcaaagggaggggtaggtgttaaCCGatcaggagcagaaatggaaagagagagaacaggcaggaGGTGCTTGCTTATATATGGAACAGGAGCAGTTTAGAACGAGTCTCAGCAGTTGGGGCcattgaaactggagtcatggagctgCTGTTGGCCCAGCTCCTCGAGGCCACAGTTCCACGTGGATTCTGCATGCAGAATCCTTAGCTACCTAATGAAATGCAAGATGCAGCCATGCAACCTTTGACAGCCTTTgggctgtcagtgaggagcaaTCACCTGTCAAAGATGAATCCTGAGTGAGGGAAGGTAGTCCAGGAAAGGTAGCCCAGAGAAGAGTGATCCCAGGGCAGGGAGAGAGCCCCAGGATTAGAGAGGCCTGCAATCAGTAAAGGTTCCCTAAGGAGGAGGCATaggcccaggagagggctggcaCTGAGTGacaggtgggtgctgagaagaaaccactggggcaggagaaggagaggagttgGGAGCAGGAATAGGGCCATGTTGCCCAGGACccggggagagggagaagccaggataTCGACATTCAGGGTTGCACTAACACCCAGTTCCATTGTGTACTCTTGAATTGAGCCTTCATGAATGTGTAGTGTGTATTCTCTTGTAGTTGGCCATAATGTGATTTAATGTTCTCTTATGCCGAGACCAAGCAATATAGTCACTATATTAAGatgagtttttgtttctttgtgtctgtctttatgtttttgcttttgttttttgattcaGACTTTCAATGATGTAGCCCCTGCTGGACCTGGAACTTCTGGTAtatagaccagggtagccttgaacttacagagatccacccacctctgcctccaagtgctgggattaaagacttctTTTACCATGCCCTGCTCTTTGTGGACcacttttggtttggtttgaaacACCacaatcttgctatgtagacatTGCTGGCCTGGGAAatcactgtatagcccagactggtctcgtGGCAGCCTCCTCATTCATGATATAacaggtatgcactaccacacctggtctGAGTTAATGTGTCTGTCtccccccccactttttttttttttttttttttggtttttcaacacaggtttctctgtggctttgtaggctgtcctggaactagctcttgtagaccaggctggtctcgaactcgtagagatctgtctgcctctgcctcccaagtgctgggattaaaggtgtgcaccactacccagcttcttttcttttccaacccgttgagacagagtcttgctatatagcctaggctgacataaattcactatgtaactgGGCTGGGCTTCTTAGTCCAGGTTACTAGTAGATGTTtctgtgtttcattctttttgtttgttttgttgttattgttgttttgttttgttttttgagacagggtttctcagtatagccctggctgtcctggaactctatagacctggctggccttaaactcacagaaatccacctgcctctgcctcctgagtgcttgcaTTAAAGTGTGAACCACTACCCCCAGGCTGCTATGTTTGATTCTTGAATGATGATAAAAACACCGTtcccttccttttaaaaacaccACAGGAGGAAGACAAGGTTGTCCTGAAGTCTGAGTCCCATTCATGAGGGCTGCTGTGGGCAGAAGCCATCATTAGGATTCTACAATTCAGCATAGGCCAGTGGAGCCCCTAGTCCTTGCTGACTCCAGTGTGTGACAGACAGCAAGATTAATGTCTCTATCCTGGGACTTACACCATCTTCTTTAGTAATGGGAAGAGGGCATAGCCCTTAGTTCTCAGTGTTAGTTCCCCATCTGTCTTGGGCCTTTCATGTCTCAGGGCTGGATATTCCATCTCTGAAAGCCTTTTAGTGTTAATGGTTCTTTCACAACACGGAAACCGTAGATCATCGTTTATCTTATTTTACCACAGCAGAACATCATAGACTTGGTTTTCCCTCTGACTAAAGGCCTTCCTGTCTCCCTGACTCAGTACTGACTCGGAGACTGTGAATGAGaggaacagagaaataagggTGGAGTAACCTGGGAGTGGGGTTTAAGAGGAAAGACAAGCAAAAACCAATATGATCTTCCTGGGATTTATCTGGCTAGAGATGGCATAGAACCCTCCACTGTTTGAAAAGCAGTAGCCACTGAGCCAATTCCCAGACTGTAATTCCCTTCTGGAGTCTTCTCTAGACCACTGTCTGGAACAGCAGGCTCTGTGGCGCTTGGTTTCAGTGGGTGACCTCTCCCTAGAAGAACTTTACATCTGTCTAATCCACACTGGCTTGCTGCAGTGACTGCTTTTCACAGGGGCCTCTGGAGACATTCCATCCTCCTACATCACAGTAAATTGCATTGCCTCTGGAGGATGGGGTGCGGGAGTTCGCCATGCTCTGTCCACAGTACTCTTGTCACTGTCATAGAGGCATTAAGGCCCtggtttcttttccctttagcATCCCTTTGCTTTCTTAGCAGTTCAGCTTGTCTGTCCTAGATGACCTTTTTCTTCCTAACTGGCAGGTCTCCTGAGATTCTTGCCTCTAATTAGCAACTTGTCCTTTCTCCTTTTGCCCTGGATCACAGCCTCTTAAAACATAGATTTTGGGGCCGgggagatgacttggtgggtAGAAGTGCTGATGTAGCAGTACTTTAATGTACTCACAAATAAGAGAGAAATACAGGATAGATTTCAGTgtgagtctctctgtctctctctctctctcttctctctctctctctctctctctctctctctctctctctctctctcttctctctctctctctctctctctttctctctctccctgcaacAGGGTCATTtgtgtttagccctggctgtcctggaacttgttttgtaaccaggctggctctgaactcacagagatccgcctgcctctgcccctcaagtcctaggattaaaagtgtgctacTACCTCTTGGCTTCAGTGTGAGTTTCTTAAGGCTTGAAGTTTTGTATGATGCTGGGAAGACTGGAGTGGTGGAGGATGATGGGAGAACTGTCTACACCGAGGAGTGGTGTGAGCAGACTAGAGGAGTCCAGGCCCTTGCCACGACCTTGGAGAGGAATTTGGGAAGGTGTTTTGAGGAGAGACCTGTCTGAGAACTGTTGTGACAGTGAATGGccctcttcccatttcttttcctgGTACAGATCCCAAGAAGAGatcacacacatgtgaatgtgtgcacgcatgcgcacgcacacaccacacacacacacacacacacacacacacacacacacacacacacgtgcgcgcacacacacaaataccttaTAGAGTTACATATGCACTTTCTCAGGAACACAATCTTTACTCCTAGGTTAATActcaacagaaaagaaatcatgacagctgttctagtttgattttttttttttcttttggggggtgttttgtttgagacaggatctcactatgtagctgatgTAACAGACTTGTTatttagaccaagctggtctcaaactcacagagatttgcctgcttctgcctcccacgtgctgagaTTGAAagcgtgtgtcaccacacctggacTAGTTTgattcctgtttctgtgataaacaccatgagaAAAAGTAACTAACTCATGgtaggaaaggatttatttcagctttcatttccaggtcacaggctgtcactgaggaggcaggacaggaactcactgtAGGAACCATGGGGGATTGCTGCTTACAAGCTCACTtttcccctggcttgctctgcTAGCTTTGTTACATAGCCCAGGCCTGCCTACTTAAGGACACCGCCACCCACAGTAGACTAGTTCATCAGTCCTcatagacatggccacaggccagtctgagcaAGACAGTTCTTCATTGTCTTTCTGTTCTCTCATTCCCAAGTGacacttgtgtcaagttgacaataaaactaTTTACGTgtgtttggctgtgtgtgtgtgtgtgtgtgtgtgtgtgtgtgtgtgtgtgtgtgtgtgtgcttgcatatgtGTAGCAGCTTTGTTAATAATTGAACATGGAAAATGAACCAAATGTTCAACAGAGAAATGGATAAATAGGTTTTAAAACTTCCATGTAGTGAATTCTACTCTGCTGAGAAAGAGGGAAATTGATGAagcaaaccactgagccatgtgaAGGCATCAAAACTCCATTGTGACCTAAAGAGGCCAGATAGAAGCCATATACTGTCACATCTCTTGGGAGAAGGTCTGGAGGAAGTGAAAGAGATGTGGAAGAATCAGAACATTGGTTGCTCTTGAGACTGGAAGGAACTGGACAGGAAGGGGCAAGAGAGTGTTCTGGAACGGTGGGTGTATTCAGTGTCTTGGAAAGCATTTGGTTATACCAATGTCAATACTGGAAACTCATGAAACCTGTCCCTGCCACGTATGCATTTCACTCTGTGAAGATAATGCTTCAGTTCCTAAGATGCTTGTCTTGGAATTGGCTTATAAGCCAGATAgcctttcttacttctgtctcttttctctcatgTTGTTAGCATAAAGGCTTGTTTTAAAGGATGACAGGACACTGCATCCCAGCTTCAGCTAGCTGGCCCACATCCCtccagcttcttcttctttttaagaattcCCGTGTCCTGTTGTGCCCAAATGCAGACTAGCACCAGCCTGGGTTTTCTGACTAAATAGACACTTGAGGTCCAGACTCTAAGGTTAGCCTTCCTATTTCAAGACATAGTTGACAAGATCATCAAGAAAGAAGGACTATGTGGTACCATGGAATGGGTTTAAATTGAAAAGTTGTGTGCTGTGTAGCCTTAAACCAGTCCCCTCTGCCTTGATTTCCTATAAGATGGGGATAATGGCACCTTCTTTGCAGTTGTCAGAATTAATGAGACAGCTGGAATAGGGCAGCAATCCCTGAGCTTGGCAATAGGGAGTACCAGGAAACCTGGCACTGGGGTCCTGCTTATGCCTGCCATGGTTCTTGTTTACAAAGATAGTGTTCCCCAGCCTCCAGGGCAGGCCACCTGCTGAAACCCTGGACCCCTTGCATGTCTGTCTTGCTGAGAGCGTATGTGAGGAACCCATCTGgcttcaaagttttttttttctttctgtgttttaagGGTGTCAGCATTGAAGCCATGAGTGAGAATAAAATGGCGTCCTCTGAATTTGGTTCTGGGCCTGTGGAAAAAGCTGCCAAACCATTGCCATTTAAGGATCCCAACTTTGTGGTAAGTATATAAGGTGTTATATActtacgggggggggggggagtgaacAACTGCACCTCAGCCTCCAAGGTAGCTGGGTCTGGAGATGGGTCTGGAATTGCCTTCTCCCTCAATTCCATTTACCACCCCCTCCCATGGGCTGTTGAGGGaggggtgtcagttgggaggaaAGTGAAGGGGGATATGGGACAGGACAGGAAAGGCCCTTTGTGATCTCCCAGTGTGTCAGGCCTTTTCAGAATTTCCCAgagaagcctggtggtggtgcacacctttaatcccagcactcaggaggcagaggcaggtggatctctgtgagtttgagaccagcctggtctataagagctagtttcaggacagcctccaaagccacagagaaaccctgtcttgaaaaaacaaaaacaaaaacaaacaaacaaaattccccAGAGGGCAGAGCTTTCCCATGATTGTTCCCCTACACTTTCTGTTggcttaaattttaaaagaagttagaaataaataactaaaataggAGTACTCCCCATTAATTCCTTTAAATCCCTTTCATTCATGAAGGCTGTACTAAGTAATCAGTTTTAGTGACCCAAATTATACCtttaaaggttaatttttttaaaatgagtcttGGCAATGCATTGTAACCGGGGTCTTCAAATATGTTAGTAgtcattttttaatctttatatcacaaaaaaagaaatttccagaAGGCTTGCCATACCATGATTGAAGCTTATTTGGGTTTTCCAGGACCACTAGTgattaggaggcagagagacacaccCTCATAGGGGAGTTAGAAATGTAATCTCAAGATCTCATCCAACTTTGTGGTAAACTGATTTTAAAGGGAGGAGGTCATGAGTGAATTCAACCAGGGTGAACACAGTAAAGAATTCACTTTCCTGTATGCATGGTGAAAAATAGCCATTTATTTCTGTTCTGTCACCAGCAACCTTGTGGGTTTAGATAGCCCCCAAACtaagttctttttgtttgcttatttttactgtttgttcgttcatttttgtttttgtttttgttttttggttgttgttttttgagagtctcctgtagcctcaaactcatccTGTAACTGAGAccggccttgaactcccaattctGCTTCCACCATGAATAGCTACGGATTATGTTCTTTTAAACAAAGATTAAAGTATATGGTGAGGCTCCTTTAAAGGTCTCAGCAGCACAAATAGTTGCTTACAGACTGAGGTGCCTAAGGGCTCTAATGGGCATGGTGTCAGGTTCGGCGCATCTTCCACTGACTCGTCTCTTCTAACCCACTTTTAATTTGAGCACTCTGGCCACGGTGGTGCAGTAGCTGGCAAGAAGAATAGAACCTGGAAGAACCTCAAACAGATCCTCGCTGCTGAAAGGGCATTGCCATGGCAACTGAATGATCCTAACTGTGAGCTGTCTAGAGCCTTCCCTGTATTTGTAATGCAGACAGGAACTTCCTTACAACAAGCCTACgttgtttgcttgtgtttgtgtTATTGCGGGAAAATGTTCTTAGCCTGAGAGCCTACAGTGGCACCCATCCAGGGATATTATGCATGTATTCCCTTTTCACAGAGTCTGTGTTGAGTCTGCTTGTTTGTGTTGTCACGGGGGTTTAGTTTTTAGTGTCATTATTTGCAATTTCAGTCTGGAGAAGTAGGTCCCACTGTGATAATGGTGATGTTTCTATTAGACCTCTCATTTAAAACTCTACTCTTTAAGTTtgtttccacaaaaaaaaaaaaaatgtagcccaCCTGTAATGTAAGATTTGGGAGAGTCTCCAGCAAGCAGCTAACAGGCCACACACTTACTCTCTGAGAAAATACCACCTGCTGAAGTGTGTCTAGACCTGGACAAAACCTGTTAGATGTTGTGCTCAACTACACTGGAAACTTCAGGTTCCAGGATCTCCCCTCCTGTCCTGCTGTGCATCTTTCATGGTGTGACTCAGATGGTGACAAGTTAGTCATCTGGGTGTGGCCTGCTTGAGTCTGGGTGTGTGGATCCAGTTAGTGGCTGTATGGCCTTTCATCCCAGGAGCCCATTTTAGCTGCAGACTGTGAAATATCCTGCGGGTAGATGAACCTGGCAGTTCCACTGGGGTAGCATGTCTCTGATGGCAGGGCAGGACCCTAGCTGAGGCCTGCACTTAGTCTGTGACATACTGTGCTATTTTTGAGACACCTCCCTTATTTCCCTGGTTAATCCCAGGAGGCTTCTGTAAGTGTGTAATCACAGAGGGACATTTCAGCACTATTACCATATGTTAGCTTAGAATAAAGAATAAGGGAGAACATAGAATAAAGGAGGAGTTAGGGTATTTTGAAGGCTATGTggtcatctcttttcttttctttcatctttttagaCTTTAGTATTGATGCTCCTCCATCTTTTAAGCCAGCTAAGAAGTATTCGGATGTTTCGGGCCTTCTTGTGAGTATAATTACATGTGTCTGTATTAGCATTACATGTAAGATTCCACAGCAATGTCTGTCCGAGTGTCCCGATGGTCCTGTGGGGAGTTCAGGCTGTGGTCTGAGTGTCTTTGTGGGTAGTCTGGAGAGACCTTTGCTCCAGAAAGCAAGACACAGaattttcacttcttcctttttcctttttcctttttcttttatgagacaacATGAATGAAACAGCCATTCCTGTTTTCACTCTTAAGGttttaaaatactgattttaCACAGTTGGCAGTACTTTAAAAACTGTTCTGGGCtggtggtgtagctcagtggtagagcacctgcctagcatgccCTGTACTGCAGAGTGGATCCTGAAGtcagaacacacaaacacaaatctCTAAGCTTTTTCCCAAATGAAGCCTTTCCCCAAATGTATGTAACCCACATGTCTAAAAGAGCTGGAACCCCTCTCCCCTCATGGTGTCTGTGGGTCTGGTCCTCTGTCCTCTTCCCTAGCCCACTAACCACGTCCCCAGGGCTTCTGGGGAAACAGAACTGCAGGTGGGATCGAGGCAGGCACTGACACTGGGCACTGAGAGCCTGCTTCCACTCGCGCCAGAAGAGGAGTGGGTGTAGAACCCGTAGAGAACCAGCTCACCTTcatccttcttcatctcttgtaAATTTGAAAAGTGGGGTTTTTCTGCCCATTATAGAAATGATGAAGCATACTACTTCTAAAATTTACCTGTATATCAtttaaatgcttttcattttaatgagGATAACTGACTCCACCGTCTGTCATAAACTGGCCAAATTAATACTATACATTATACCAGAAAATTGCTTCTTCTGTTGTCATGTAATCTCCCTCAACTCCTGATCCAGTTTATTGTTCTAAGGTATGCTTCTGTCTGAATTCATATAGCTTGAGTAGGGTGTTTGTTGTCCTGAAGGCCCATTTGCTGTGAACTTGGTGTCATTGAGCCATTAAGAGGTGGGCCTGATGAGTCAGATCCCATAGGAATGGATGAGTTTCTGCAAGAGAGGATTCTCATGAAAAGAGcctctattgttttctttcttagcttGCACATATGCTTTTCCTGTGCTTGGCTTGTTCTCTTCACACCATGTTTAAGTGCAGCCAGGTAAGGCTCTCACCGGGGTGCCAACTCTGAGAGCTAACTGAGCCTCCTTTCttcttaaaatgtgtgtgtgtgtgtgtgtgtgtgtgtgtgtgtgtgtgtgtgtgtgtgtgtgcgcatatatatgtatatgcacacccACACTTATACTTTATATGTaaaggtgttttgcctgcatgtatgtatgtgcactatgtgtgtgcttGGTACCCTCTGAGGAAACCCTGGAGCTGGATGTCCATCAGGAGCTcctaacctttgagccatctctccagcactataAGCCTCATTTCTTGATAAAGCATCCAGGCATATTTTAGATAGCAGCACAGAATGAACTAAAACACCATTCCAGCTTTCGTTTTATGCAAGTTTATAGGTCATATTTCTTATGAGTGCTTTGCCTTTGTATTTAGAGTGAGTTTCTTGCAAAGAGGGTCTAGCTTTGTACCCACCTGACAATGTGACTCCAGATGATAGCTTTACATGCTTCACATTTCAGTGACCGTTACTGTGGGTATGTAGTTGGGATTTTCTTTGGGCCGtcaaccaactcccaaataaaaacatggagactTGGTAActatgaa
This DNA window, taken from Cricetulus griseus strain 17A/GY chromosome 2, alternate assembly CriGri-PICRH-1.0, whole genome shotgun sequence, encodes the following:
- the Ino80c gene encoding INO80 complex subunit C isoform X2 is translated as MAAQIPIVAATSTPTIARNSKKRPASPSHNGSGGGYGASKKKKLSGSGFAQGVSIEAMSENKMASSEFGSGPVEKAAKPLPFKDPNFVHSGHGGAVAGKKNRTWKNLKQILAAERALPWQLNDPNYFSIDAPPSFKPAKKYSDVSGLLANYTDPQSKLRFSTIEEFSYIRRLPSDVVTGYLALRKATSIVP